A region from the Rosa rugosa chromosome 6, drRosRugo1.1, whole genome shotgun sequence genome encodes:
- the LOC133713694 gene encoding uncharacterized protein At3g06530, with protein MATSIASQLKVLKSLIQVDQDPSQKRPFTRPSILFDPKEAADIDIDTIFAVGLQGLELLVSTDERFRNFKSDLFSYQSKELDRELMGVEENKRIDASISKYLRLLSGHFELPSSLKTLEYLVRRYKIHVYNFEELILCALPYHETHAFVKIVQLINFRNSKWKFLEGVKVSGAAPPRNVIVQQCIRDMGVLEALFDYASPSKKYRPSKPVIRFCTAVVVEVLGSVASVESHVVKRICSLIHSVLEVGTDGHSENKAGAMMIVGMLASKVTISPGLVKGLILLIAKVAEEDAKESADLQLFRLSLMTLINLVQLQVVDKFPMKALKSLIGIRDFAGILLGLFNKFKIDRFLSVLLDSLVDYSSSDESCQLALISILDTVPSKNFVHHVVPKVLSSCLQKSQDMENSTLFSSGSWAEKVLLVLRRYPSELHGAAHKFLEKNVQSKKRGSVHEALRKMLDGNLDRSLACSESNFWFRLHHPEADVRRRTLSEIRTSGLLEAKGTNSQSLVIIQDGILRQLQDDDLSVVRAALSLDRLSSLINPSDLIEVLDNLLRRCIGLLTSSLENNSLACDVAILCLKNAVADIHENVERCNKLAAMIFPLLLVVPKTQRLNLKALELAKAVKWPLFENLAAACNTEQTLQPGKLSSINMATITSLASRFLLHPAEFMPWLVQSSNDFELSKTHFFLVMMQTILTDKESAECMELFEVLFPALKTEWEAFESTGDISIAEFKTEMLNWDCSRFLDKLDSNLKAINANILICIFWRLMEAFLSAMPADVSLDGGGKWVSWLRELFVFFSGCQFKNLFKEHRHYVVTKCKISAVSFLAKFFTEEDVPVAVQVESLHCFSYLCLQSEVRLPIQFLAEFPSLLVPLASCNQEIRNVAMNCIEGLQTFSSHVDSLSKKNGNRAIRINHLDKLLDLVVQQKRLILSDRNLLPSLLASLLSPSFQSFLGPKNIEIRFDQSTREEILTFMLNSAMKLPDYARLAILSLLRGTGNAIMHHKEVKSYLSHLLERRSESLSKIEVQILCLLLECCAVPSSSDGHVFEDHLLEALQLDGLAPEDASTIQPCITVLQKLNSQIYSGLKTEVQELLFRKLVAVFQNSNGDIQNATRAALQRLHITCSTIVHTLDHILKDGSCASRSVHGTKKMKRQKSTSSSDVIRDRENALSLLGSLLGILLFKKDIEKRDSLLGPLFKLLYKTFSNEWVQDHFSISDARLSTVNYIQQTLLIILEDISSSLISSIPLEDNIVNEINVKHLVECAHSAKDGVTRNHVFSLISSITKIVPEKVLEHMLDIFAVIGESAVTQIDIHSQRVFEDLLSTVVPCWLSGAGSNDKLLQIFVNVLPEVAEYRRLSIVVYLLRTLGESNSLASLLVLLFRSLISRKGSSWFDNVHASDSSTTSLQREWEYALALQICEQYSCMIWLPPLVMLLKQMETGQEVFRELLIAMRFTLHKLQDPEFALKMASGEESDKIQATLGELMEQVVSLQQLVDARRKDKNINVIRKDLKECMHAVMRAITGVMNPSTLFNGITKLLGHRDQNVEKKALGLLCETIRNLDTVKAKLKFNKSCLLWHHLDEISLGSLRVMCMKIVQLIDDSSDDLEVSLKVAAALALEVLAHRFPSNSSIFSECLPSVTKSIGTHDLPVSSSCLQTTGALINVLGPKALSELPHIMDSLIKISREVLVSSDTKAISSGDSRPVVLQKPQESLILSILVTLEAVVVKLGQFLSPYLEDITRVMVLDLDYALGSDQKLKMRADSVRKLITENITVRLALPPLLNIYSSTVESGDSSLLIYFGMLANMIGRMDRTSVSGYHAKIFERCLIALDLRRQHPASVQRIDDVEKSVFAAMISLTMKLTETMFRPLFIKSIDWANSDVEDISSAGYIPRAISFYGLVNKLAENHRSLFVPYFKYLLENCVHYLTVTGDAKPSGLTRKKKAKIQESDNSMFLGNWHLRALVLSSLHKCFLYDTGSMKFLDSSNFQVLLKPIVSQLVIEPPVSLEEHSDIPSVKEVDELLVVCVGQMAVTAGSDLLWKPLNYEVLMQTRSDKVRARILGLRIIKYLVEHLREEYLVFVPETVPFFAELLEDVEPSVKSLAQEIFNELSTMTGEDLSQYI; from the exons ATGGCGACCTCGATTGCGTCCCAGTTAAAAGTCCTGAAATCGCTGATACAAGTCGACCAAGACCCGTCGCAGAAGCGGCCCTTCACTCGCCCTTCCATCCTCTTCGATCCCAAAGAGGCCGCCGATATCGATATCGACACAATTTTCGCCGTAGGACTTCAAG GTCTTGAGCTTCTTGTTAGTACCGACGAGCGGTTCCGAAACTTTAAGAGTGACTTGTTCAGCTACCAGAGTAAGGAATTGGATAGAGAGTTGATGGGAGTAGAGGAAAACAAACGCATTGATGCTTCGATTAGTAAGTACTTGAGATTGCTGTCAGGGCATTTCGAGCTCCCATCGTCACTCAAGACTCTCGAGTACTTGGTGCGGAGATATAA gattcatgtGTACAACTTCGAGGAATTGATTTTGTGTGCTCTGCCGTACCATGAGACCCACGCATTTGTTAAAATTGTTCAATTAATTAACTTCAG AAATAGTAAGTGGAAATTTTTAGAGGGCGTGAAAGTTTCTGGTGCAGCGCCACCTAGAAATGTTATAGTGCAGCAATGTATTCGTGACATGGGGGTTTTGGAGGCTTTATTCGACTAT GCATCCCCGTCAAAGAAGTATCGGCCTTCAAAGCCCGTGATCAGATTTTGCACGGCAGTTGTTGTTGAGGTTTTGGGTTCTGTTGCATCTGTTGAAAGTCATGTTGTGAAAAGAATCTGTTCACTTATTCATTCTGTACTTGAGGTTGGCACGGATGGACATTCAGAAAACAAG GCTGGTGCTATGATGATTGTTGGTATGCTAGCAAGTAAAGTTACAATATCTCCCGGACTTGTCAAGGGATTGATTTTATTAATTGCTAAAGTTGCTGAAGAGGATGCAAAAGAGTCAGCTGATCTTCAGCTTTTTCGCTTATCACTTATGACTTTGATCAACCTTGTTCAG TTGCAAGTTGTGGATAAGTTTCCCATGAAGGCTCTGAAGAGTTTGATCGGCATTCG GGATTTTGCTGGCATCCTTCTGGGACTTTTCAACAAGTTCAAAATTGATAGATTCCTTTCTGTGCTTTTGGATTCTCTTGTTGACTATAG TTCGTCTGATGAATCTTGCCAGCTTGCGTTGATCTCCATATTAGATACAGTTCCTTCCAAGAATTTTGTTCATCATGTAGTTCCAAAGGTCCTATCTTCCTGCTTGCAAAAGTCACAGGACATGGAAAATTCAACATTATTTTCATCAG GAAGCTGGGCAGAGAAAGTTTTACTCGTTCTTAGAAGATATCCATCTGAACTGCATGGAGCTGCTCACAAATTTCTG GAAAAGAATGTGCAATCTAAGAAACGGGGTTCGGTACATGAAGCTCTGCGTAAAATGTTGGATGGGAATTTGGACAGGTCACTAGCTTGCTCAGAATCAAATTTTTGGTTCAGGTTGCATCATCCGGAG GCTGATGTTCGTCGCCGTACACTTTCTGAAATAAGGACATCAGGTCTTCTGGAAGCCAAGGGTACAAATTCGCAG AGTCTTGTAATCATCCAAGATGGCATATTGCGACAGCTTCAGGATGATGATCTTAGTGTTGTCAGAGCAGCTTTGTCATTAGACAGATTGTCCAGTTTAATAAACCCATCTGATCTTATTGAAGTACTGGATAATCTGCTTAGAAGATGCATTGGTCTTTTAACAA GTTCATTGGAGAACAACAGCCTAGCATGTGATGTTGCTATTTTGTGCCTAAAGAATGCTGTTGCTGACATCCATGAGAATGTTGAACGTTGCAATAAACTAGCTGCTATGATATTTCCTTTGCTCCTTGTTGTACCTAAG ACACAGAGGTTAAATTTGAAAGCATTGGAATTAGCTAAGGCAGTAAAATGGCCACTGTTTGAGAATCTTGCTGCTGCATGCAATACAGAACAA ACATTACAACCAGGAAAGTTATCCTCCATTAACATGGCCACCATTACTAGTTTGGCGAGCAGATTCTTGTTGCACCCTGCAGAATTTATGCCTTGGCTTGTTCAGAGTTCTAATGACTTTGAGTTGTCAAAGACGCACTTCTTTTTGGTGATGATGCAGACAATTCTGACTGACAAGG AATCTGCTGAATGTATGGAACTTTTTGAAGTTTTGTTTCCTGCATTGAAGACAGAATGGGAAGCATTTGAGTCTACGGGTGATATCTCTATAGCAGAG TTCAAAACAGAGATGCTGAATTGGGATTGCAGCAGATTTCTTGATAAGCTAGATTCCAATTTGAAAGCAATAAATGCAAATATTCTAATTTGCATCTTTTGGAGGTTGATGGAGGCATTTCTATCTGCGATGCCTGCAGATGTCTCATTG GATGGTGGTGGGAAGTGGGTTAGCTGGCTCAGGGAATTGTTCGTCTTCTTCTCAGGCTGTCAGTTTAAGAACTTATTTAAGGAGCACCGTCATTACGTTGTCACAAAGTGCAAGATATCTGCTGTTTCTTTCCTTGCCAAGTTTTTCACAGAAGAAG ACGTTCCTGTTGCAGTCCAGGTCGAGAGTCTTCACTGTTTTTCCTATCTGTGTCTTCAATCAGAAGTTAGATTGCCAATTCAATTTCTTGCTGAATTTCCATCTCTTCTTGTTCCACTGGCTAGTTGTAACCAG GAGATAAGAAATGTTGCCATGAATTGTATTGAGGGTTTACAGACCTTTTCATCTCATGTTGACTCTTTGAGCAAGAAAAATG GAAACCGTGCAATTCGGATTAATCATCTTGATAAGCTGCTGGACTTGGTGGTCCAGCAGAAAAGGCTAATCCTATCGGACAGGAACTTGCTTCCTTCTCTCTTGGCCTCTTTGCTCAGCCCGTCCTTCCAGAGCTTCTTAGGACCAAAGAATATTGAGATAAG GTTTGATCAATCTACAAGAGAAGAGATTCTTACTTTCATGTTGAATTCTGCCATGAAACTGCCTGATTATGCAAGG CTTGCTATTCTTTCTTTGCTCAGAGGAACAGGCAATGCCATTATGCATCATAAAGAAGTAAAGTCATATTTATCTCATCTCTTGGAAAGACGCAGTGAGAGTTTGtcaaaaattgaagttcagataTTATGCCTTCTACTGGAG TGCTGTGCAGTGCCTTCTTCATCAGACGGGCATGTATTTGAGGACCATTTATTGGAGGCTTTGCAA TTGGATGGCTTGGCTCCAGAAGACGCTTCCACCATACAGCCTTGTATTACTGTCCTGCAGAAGCTTAACAGCCAAATTTACAGTGGACTGAAGACAGAAGTGCag GAGCTTTTGTTCCGAAAACTGGTAGCTGTGTTTCAGAATTCAAATGGGGACATACAAAATGCAACTAGAGCAGCCTTGCAGCGTTTACAT ATTACTTGCTCCACTATCGTCCACACTCTCGATCACATACTCAAAGATGGAAGTTGTGCAAGTCGTTCAGTGCAcggaacaaagaaaatgaaacgTCAGAAGTCCACTTCGTCTAGTGATGTGATACGTGACAGAGAAAATGCACTCTCTTTACTTGGTTCCCTCCTTGGTATTTTATTATTTAAGAAAGACATAGAGAAGAG GGACTCTCTATTGGGGCCGTTGTTTAAGCTTCTTTACAAAACCTTTTCCAATGAGTGGGTACAGGACCACTTTAGCATTTCTGATGCCAGGTTGAGCACAGTAAATTACATACAACAGACACTGCTGATAATCTTAGAAGATATCAGTTCTTCACTAATAAGTTCTATTCCACTGGAG GACAACATAGTAAATGAGATTAATGTCAAACATTTGGTTGAGTGTGCCCATTCTGCGAAGGATGGAGTTACTCGCAACCATGTCTTTTCACTGATTTCCTCCATCACAAAGATCGTTCCAGAAAAAGTTTTGGAGCATATGCTGGATATTTTTGCTGTTATTGGAGAGTCAGCAGTCACACAG ATTGATATCCATTCACAGCGTGTGTTTGAGGATCTTTTATCTACAGTTGTTCCTTGTTGGCTGTCTGGGGCAGGCAGCAATGACAAATTGCTGCAG ATTTTTGTTAATGTACTGCCTGAAGTTGCTGAATATAGAAGGCTATCAATTGTTGTGTACCTACTGAG GACTTTGGGAGAGTCAAATAGCTTGGCTTCATTACTTGTTCTTCTTTTCCGTTCACTAATTTCAAGAAAAGGGTCATCTTGGTTTGATAATGTGCATGCTTCAGATAGCTCCACAACCTCTTTACAGAGAGAGTGGGAGTATGCCCTAGCGCTTCAAATATGTGAGCAATATTCATGTATGATATGGCTTCCCCCTCTTGTTATGCTGCTTAAACAAATGGAAACTGGTCAAGAGGTATTTAGAGAATTGTTAATTGCAATGCGGTTCACCTTGCATAAGCTGCAAGATCCCGAGTTTGCGCTCAAGATGGCATCTGGGGAAGAGTCGGACAAAATTCAG GCTACATTGGGAGAACTCATGGAGCAGGTTGTCTCTCTCCAGCAACTGGTAGATGCAAGAAGGAAGGACAAAAATATTAATGTCATTAGGAAAGATTTGAAGGAGTGTATGCATGCTGTAATGAGGGCTATTACTGGGGTCATGAACCCTTCGACACTCTTTAATGGCATAACTAAGTTGCTTGGCCACAGAGATCAAAATGTGGAAAAGAAG GCACTTGGACTCCTATGTGAAACCATTAGGAATCTTGACACGGTCAAAGCAAAGCTTAAGTTTAATAAAAGTTGTCTTCTTTGGCATCATCTTGATGAGATCTCTCTTGGATCGTTGCGAGTTATGTGTATGAAAATTGTTCAGTTAATTGATGATTCTTCTGATGATTTGGAAGTCTCCTTGAAAGTGGCAGCAGCTTTGGCTCTAGAAGTTTTAGCCCACCGGTTCCCTTCTAACTCTTCCATCTTCAGTGAGTGTCTACCATCTGTTACAAAAAGTATTGGTACGCACGATTTGCCAGTGTCATCTAGCTGCCTTCAAACAACTGGTGCTTTGATCAATGTGCTTGGACCCAAGGCACTCTCTGAGCTTCCTCACATAATGGATAGTTTGATTAAGATTTCTCGTGAAGTCCTTGTATCCTCGGATACAAAAGCCATATCCAGTGGTGATAGCCGGCCTGTTGTATTACAAAAACCCCAGGAATCTCTAATTCTGTCTATTCTTGTTACTTTGGAGGCTGTTGTGGTTAAGCTAGGGCAGTTCTTAAGCCCGTATCTTGAAGATATTACAAGAGTTATGGTGCTCGATCTTGATTATGCGTTAGGATCTGATCAGAAGCTGAAAATGCGAGCTGATTCAGTACGAAAGCTCATCACCGAGAACATCACA GTTCGACTTGCTCTACCGCCCTTGCTAAACATATACTCTAGCACAGTTGAGTCTGGGGATTCCagtttattaatttattttggaATGCTGGCCAACATGATTGGAAGAATGGATAGAACATCTGTTAGTGGTTACCATGCTAAGATTTTTGAACGGTGCTTGATTGCTCTTGATCTACGCCGTCAACATCCGGCTTCTGTTCAAAGAATTGATGATGTAGAGAAAAGTGTATTCGCTGCAATGATTTCTCTCACTATGAAGCTTACAGAGACAATGTTTAGACCTCTTTTCATTAAGAGTATTGATTGGGCAAACTCAGATGTGGAAGATATTTCTTCTGCAGGATATATACCGAGGGCTATATCTTTCTATGGCCTGGTAAATAAACTTGCGGAAAACCATAG GTCTCTTTTTGTTCCTTATTTCAAATACTTGCTGGAGAATTGTGTACATTATCTTACTGTCACTGGAGATGCAAAGCCTTCTGGTTTAACACGAAAGAAGAAGGCCAAGATTCAGGAATCCGATAACAGCATGTTCCTTGGAAACTGGCATCTTAGAGCGCTGGTCTTATCATCATTACATAAATGTTTTCTCTATGATACGGGAAGCATGAAGTTTCTTGATTCTTCCAATTTTCAG GTTCTACTGAAGCCCATTGTTTCCCAGCTTGTTATAGAACCTCCAGTTTCTCTAGAGGAGCATTCTGACATTCCGTCTGTGAAGGAAGTTGATGAATTATTGGTTGTTTGTGTTGGTCAAATGGCAGTGACTGCAGGAAGTGATCTTCTATGGAAGCCCTTGAATTATGAG GTGCTGATGCAGACACGCAGTGACAAGGTCCGTGCAAGAATTTTGGGCCTGAGAATTATCAAATATCTTGTGGAGCATCTAAGAGAAGAATATCTGGTATTTGTTCCAGAAACAGTTCCCTTCTTTGCTGAGTTGCTTGAGGATGTCGAGCCTTCTGTTAAATCTCTGGCACAAGAAATCTTCAACGAACTGAGCACCATGACTGGTGAAGACCTCTCACAGTATATCTGA
- the LOC133713695 gene encoding probable isoaspartyl peptidase/L-asparaginase 3 isoform X1 produces the protein MATKTLSSTCFLTLTFLLLFLVTGHQALNSGPYPVVVSTWPFVEAVRAAWRAVDNGRSAVDAVVEGCSACEELRCDGTVGPGGSPDENGETTIDALVMDGVTMEVGAVAAMRYVKDGIKAAG, from the exons ATGGCTACCAAAACTCTGAGCTCCACCTGTTTCTTGACCCTTACATTTTTACTTCTCTTCCTG GTTACAGGGCACCAAGCTTTGAATTCTGGGCCATATCCTGTGGTGGTGAGCACTTGGCCTTTCGTAGAGGCTGTCAGAGCTGCTTGGAGGGCTGTTGATAATGGACGTTCTGCAGTTGATGCAGTTGTTGAGGGCTGTTCGGCTTGTGAGGAACTCAGATGTGATGGTACAG TTGGGCCTGGTGGGAGTCCTGATGAGAATGGAGAGACGACAATCGATGCTCTGGTCATGGATGGG GTGACGATGGAGGTTGGAGCAGTTGCTGCCATGAGGTATGTCAAAGATGGAATCAAAGCTGCTGGGTAA
- the LOC133713695 gene encoding probable isoaspartyl peptidase/L-asparaginase 3 isoform X2, with product MATKTLSSTCFLTLTFLLLFLVTGHQALNSGPYPVVVSTWPFVEAVRAAWRAVDNGRSAVDAVVEGCSACEELRCDGTGLWRLRPRPQTDGSILASPSKPDRRRS from the exons ATGGCTACCAAAACTCTGAGCTCCACCTGTTTCTTGACCCTTACATTTTTACTTCTCTTCCTG GTTACAGGGCACCAAGCTTTGAATTCTGGGCCATATCCTGTGGTGGTGAGCACTTGGCCTTTCGTAGAGGCTGTCAGAGCTGCTTGGAGGGCTGTTGATAATGGACGTTCTGCAGTTGATGCAGTTGTTGAGGGCTGTTCGGCTTGTGAGGAACTCAGATGTGATGGTACAG GCCTCTGGCGACTCAGACCACGACCTCAGACCGATGGATCTATACTTGCGTCTCCTTCCAAACCGGATCGTCGTCGCTCTTAG
- the LOC133713695 gene encoding probable isoaspartyl peptidase/L-asparaginase 3 isoform X3 — translation MATKTLSSTCFLTLTFLLLFLVTGHQALNSGPYPVVVSTWPFVEAVRAAWRAVDNGRSAVDAVVEGCSACEELRCDGTVGPGGSPDENGETTIDALVMDGDIHR, via the exons ATGGCTACCAAAACTCTGAGCTCCACCTGTTTCTTGACCCTTACATTTTTACTTCTCTTCCTG GTTACAGGGCACCAAGCTTTGAATTCTGGGCCATATCCTGTGGTGGTGAGCACTTGGCCTTTCGTAGAGGCTGTCAGAGCTGCTTGGAGGGCTGTTGATAATGGACGTTCTGCAGTTGATGCAGTTGTTGAGGGCTGTTCGGCTTGTGAGGAACTCAGATGTGATGGTACAG TTGGGCCTGGTGGGAGTCCTGATGAGAATGGAGAGACGACAATCGATGCTCTGGTCATGGATGGG GACATCCATAGGTGA